The Chitinibacter bivalviorum genomic interval TCGAGGCACGGTTATTTTCTGGGATCGTTAAGGGGCCATTTTCGCCCTGCACGATTTCGCCAGCCCCGGTTTTCAACAAACCCGCGCTATCTATCTGAAAACTGCCATTGCGGGTGTATGCCTCGCCAGTTGGCGTCTGAATGGTTAACCAGCCTTGCCCCTTTACCGCCACATCAAGATCGCGCCCTGTTTGCTGAAACACGCCCGGCGACATATCGGCGCCAGGTGTTTGCTGCAAAACATAGGCCCGCGTGCCTAAACCTGGACCGCCCAATGCGGGTACCGCACGAGCGGCTGCCAATTCAGCACGAAAACCTGGCGTGGTGACATTGGCTAAATTATTCGCAATTGTCGCCTGACGCAGCTCACTGTTTTTCGCGCCCGACATGGCCACATAGATTAAACGATCCATAAACTAGCTATTACCGTAGGTTAACAATCGTTTGCATAATCGTGTCTTGCGCCTTAACCGACTGAGCATTGGCTTGGTAATTGCGCTGAGCAGTAATCAGATTTACCAATTCGGCAGTCAAATCGACGTTAGAGTCTTCCACCGCAGCCGCTTGCAACAAGCCTGTATTGCCTTGCCCTGGACCATTAGTCAGCGGCTGACCAGAAGCAAAAGACTCTGCCCAACGGTTATCACCCAAAGGTTGCAAGCCTTGTGCATTATTGAATGTCGACAACACCACTTTGGCGACATTGCGGCTCTGACCATTGGAATAACGGCCTTGCACCACGCCATCTTTACTCACCGAAATACCGGTCAAAACACCGTCGGTATAACCGTCTTGCGTTAAGGTATTGACGTTGTATGGGCTACCAAACTGAGTGGAGGTATCGAAATACATTTGGTAATTCAAACCGCTAGAGCCATTATTGAGTGCAGCTGCGGTCACATTGAAGGTAGAGCCGCCCACAGGCAAACCAACAGGCTTACCGTTTGCATCAAACGTTAGTGTCGTCCCAAACAACGGATCACCAGCCGAAGGCACACCCAAAGCACCTGAGGTCAATACATCTTTGCCATCCAAATTGTATTTCACATCCCACGTACCGACGGTGCCGCCTGCGGCAGGGTCTTGTTTACGGAAATACATCGTTTGCGTGTGAGCAACGCCCAGTGAGTCGTACACCGTGGCAGATGTCGAATAATTGTAGGTAGTCGGGTCCGAAGACGAGAATGCCGTACCTGCAGGAATCACTTTATCCGCCGCATTCAGATTGAGACCCAAATTCAGGCCCGCACCTGTCACGCCAGAAGCACCCGTTGCCCGAGCACCAATATTTGAAAACTGCAATTGAATCGGCTGTGGGGTAGAGCCTTGCAAGAAAATGCCAGTACCTTGATCCACACCCCAGCCAGTCAAAAATTGGCCGTTATTAACGATGTAGCCATTTTTATCGAGCTGAAATTGGCCATTACGCGCATAGCTAATACTGCCGGTCGTGTCTTGCATCCGGAAAAAGCCATTGCCCGTAATCGCGATGTCGAGCGGATTATTCGTCGAGGTCGTATTACCTTGCGAAAACTGCTGTGAAATCGTCGTCACGCGTGCACCGATACCGGCAATATTGGATGCAGTACCAAAGGTGCTGGCATAAATATCTGCAAACTCAGCACGAGAGCCCTTAAAACCGACGGTATTCACGTTAGCTACATTATTACCGATCACATCCAAATGCTTGGCCGATGCATTTAAACCACTTAAACCTTGTTGGAAACCCATGATGTACGCTCCTAACCTTAACCGTTTGCTGACTGAATCTGGATCACACTGCCAAAGTTGGTTTTATTCCCATTGGCCAGATACACACCGACACCGTCGCTACCAAACTCAACCGATTTAACCACCTGCCAAGTCGTCGTATTCAAAGCAATTTCCTTGCCATCTTTTTGGCCTACTGCGCTTATTGAATAATTTCCCGCTGGCGCAGTCGTACCGTCGGCCTTTTTGCCATCCCATTCAACCTTCGCCAGCCCTGCGCCGGTGTTATTGACAGGCACTTTAGCGACCTCAAGACCTTTTTCATTGCGAATCGTGACCATGCCGTTGGTGACACCTTCACTCAGCTGCACGCGTAGATCAGCGGGCTTGCTGCCGTCAAAACGGAAACCATTGCCGGGGGAAAGGACTTCTTTGCCGATCAAGCCTGCCGCCTGCATCACTTGCGTGCCCGCATACATCCCGGTCATCTGGCTCATCGTCTGATTGAGCTTATCAATCCCGGTCACGGTATTGATCTGTGCCAATTGGCTGGTCGTTTGCGCGTTATCCATTGGATTCATTGGGTCTTGCGATTGCAATTGTTTGACCAGCAATTTCATAAAGCGATCTTGCTGCTCTTCAGCGCTGGTTTTTTTAACCGTATTGCGTGCATTTAATGAGGTGTAGTCAAACTGACCTGATACGGGAGATGTCGCCATGATGTCCTACTCCTATTAAACCTGACCGAGTGACAAGGTGCGCAGCAGCAATGTCTTGGCCGTATTCATTACATCGATATTGGTTTGGTATGAACGTGACGCTGAAATCATATTTGTCATTTCATCCACCACATTCACATTCGGCATCGCCACATAGCCATTGGCATCGGCAAACGGGCTCTTTGGGTCGTACATCAATTTGGGCGGCGACTGATCTTCGAGCACGCCAGCGACTTGCACCCCAACCGATTGCGCATTTCCGGTCGTCATTGGCTGCGCCTGAAAAACAACTTGCTTGGCACGATAAGGCTGGCCATTAGAGCTAGTTACCGATTCGGCATTGGCCAAATTACTCGCCACCGCATTTAAACGCGCCGATTGCGCGCGCATTCCGGAAGCGGCTACATCAAAAACTCGAAACATCGACATTGCTATCTTCCTTATTGGCCGGTTAACGCGGTTTTCATCGATTCAATTCGGCGCTGCATAAACATCACGGATGCCTGATAGCGAATCGCGTTATCGGTAAATTCTTTCATCTCGGTATCCATATCGACTGTATTGCCATCGATCGATGGCTGACGCTCGTTGCGATACTGCAAATGAGGCGCAAACGGATCGATTTTGGCCGACGCAGGCTGCAAATGACGCTGATCGCTGGTGGCCAAGGTGGCACTTTGTTGCTGAGTACGCGCCGCCTGATAGGCACTTTTGAAATCAAAATCACGTGCTTTGTAGTTGGGCGTATCGGCGTTGGCGATATTGGACGCCAGCACTTCTTGGCGATAGGCGCGCATTTTTAATGCGGTTTCCTGATTGCGAAAGTAGTCGTCGATTTTGCCCAGCATGCTGCACTCCATAAGAATGCACTCATGCAAGCACGATTTATGCCAAGTCAAAAATACCCATCAATGGCGAATTACTTGGCTTTGCGAGGGGAAAATGGGGGAAATGAAAAACAAAAGCGGCAAGGATTGCCGCTTCATACTGCCAGACCAATTACTCAGGAAACTTTCTCTAGTCCATAAACATACTCTAGTCTAGTATAAACACCTAAGCCAATTAAATATTAGCTTTTAGATAGATACCCATCAAAATCGACACTTCCTCGCAGCACAACTTGCCGAGTCACTTGCTCAGGTTGCAAAGCCGCTTGCAATACCGCCAGTGCCGCATCGGCATTCGCTGCGCCGCACATAAATAAATCAATCGCCGCGTAGCCGTGCTCGGGCCAGGTGTGGATGCTGATGTGTGACTCCATCAGCAGCAACATGCCGGTCACGCCCTGCCCCACGCCAAAGTGATGAAAATGCTGTTGCAATACTGTGGCTTGCCCGGCTTTTGCTGCGGCCAACATGACCTGCTCAATCTTCGCGGGGTCAGACAATACCGCAGCCGGGCAGCCTTGAAAATCGGCGATCAAATGCCGCCCCAAGGGCATCACGGGCGTTGGTGCCAAGCTAGCAGCAGCTTCAATATTCATTTGTGACCACCGCCCGAGCTCCAACCGCCGCCAGATGAATAGCCACTGCCCCAACCACGGCTGCCCGATGAGCCGCTAGAACCGCCGCTGCACGAGGACAGATTAAACAAAGTGCAAATGGTGATAATCGCAATCGCGTAAATTTTGTAAAAACCATTACTCATTCGTCGGCCTCAGCAGATTTATTCAAGGGCCAATGCAATAAATACGCCGCAATCGCAGTCCAAATGACATTATCCCAATCCCCCGCAAACCACAGCGGCAGATTGAGCACCAATAAAA includes:
- the flgC gene encoding flagellar basal body rod protein FlgC codes for the protein MSMFRVFDVAASGMRAQSARLNAVASNLANAESVTSSNGQPYRAKQVVFQAQPMTTGNAQSVGVQVAGVLEDQSPPKLMYDPKSPFADANGYVAMPNVNVVDEMTNMISASRSYQTNIDVMNTAKTLLLRTLSLGQV
- the speD gene encoding adenosylmethionine decarboxylase, which produces MNIEAAASLAPTPVMPLGRHLIADFQGCPAAVLSDPAKIEQVMLAAAKAGQATVLQQHFHHFGVGQGVTGMLLLMESHISIHTWPEHGYAAIDLFMCGAANADAALAVLQAALQPEQVTRQVVLRGSVDFDGYLSKS
- the flgF gene encoding flagellar basal-body rod protein FlgF, with translation MDRLIYVAMSGAKNSELRQATIANNLANVTTPGFRAELAAARAVPALGGPGLGTRAYVLQQTPGADMSPGVFQQTGRDLDVAVKGQGWLTIQTPTGEAYTRNGSFQIDSAGLLKTGAGEIVQGENGPLTIPENNRASIGIDGTVTAIDVQNPTQSVEVGKLKLVNPANDQLEKGLDGLFRLRSGEPAQTDPAVQLASGGIEGSNVNSVEQLVNMISTQRHFDLQVKLLQTAEQNSRSASSIMSLNG
- the flgB gene encoding flagellar basal body rod protein FlgB, giving the protein MLGKIDDYFRNQETALKMRAYRQEVLASNIANADTPNYKARDFDFKSAYQAARTQQQSATLATSDQRHLQPASAKIDPFAPHLQYRNERQPSIDGNTVDMDTEMKEFTDNAIRYQASVMFMQRRIESMKTALTGQ
- the flgE gene encoding flagellar hook protein FlgE codes for the protein MGFQQGLSGLNASAKHLDVIGNNVANVNTVGFKGSRAEFADIYASTFGTASNIAGIGARVTTISQQFSQGNTTSTNNPLDIAITGNGFFRMQDTTGSISYARNGQFQLDKNGYIVNNGQFLTGWGVDQGTGIFLQGSTPQPIQLQFSNIGARATGASGVTGAGLNLGLNLNAADKVIPAGTAFSSSDPTTYNYSTSATVYDSLGVAHTQTMYFRKQDPAAGGTVGTWDVKYNLDGKDVLTSGALGVPSAGDPLFGTTLTFDANGKPVGLPVGGSTFNVTAAALNNGSSGLNYQMYFDTSTQFGSPYNVNTLTQDGYTDGVLTGISVSKDGVVQGRYSNGQSRNVAKVVLSTFNNAQGLQPLGDNRWAESFASGQPLTNGPGQGNTGLLQAAAVEDSNVDLTAELVNLITAQRNYQANAQSVKAQDTIMQTIVNLR
- a CDS encoding flagellar hook assembly protein FlgD, with the translated sequence MATSPVSGQFDYTSLNARNTVKKTSAEEQQDRFMKLLVKQLQSQDPMNPMDNAQTTSQLAQINTVTGIDKLNQTMSQMTGMYAGTQVMQAAGLIGKEVLSPGNGFRFDGSKPADLRVQLSEGVTNGMVTIRNEKGLEVAKVPVNNTGAGLAKVEWDGKKADGTTAPAGNYSISAVGQKDGKEIALNTTTWQVVKSVEFGSDGVGVYLANGNKTNFGSVIQIQSANG